The following proteins are co-located in the Vigna angularis cultivar LongXiaoDou No.4 chromosome 2, ASM1680809v1, whole genome shotgun sequence genome:
- the LOC108329342 gene encoding uncharacterized protein LOC108329342 isoform X1 yields MEEEKVGTPSSASRGNNGSDQCPASVSPRARIVSVASNIASQPLHNSDPRVWGVLTAISNNARKRHQGINIILSADEHCLGRLVEDVRFQIDSNSVSANHCRIYRMKVTNENMENATSILLKDTSTNGTYLNWEKLKKNGAAVKVCHGDIISFAAPPQHDLAFAFVYRDVLVSSPVPDNAVVKRKAEDFISENKRLKGLGIGAPEGPISLDDFRSLQRSNTELRKQLENQVVTIDTLRSDNRTAVERHESEIKSVKESVAKCYLDQLKELQQTVDLKQKELGDLNKACAEQRHALEDLNERLSASTQSCAEANSIISSQKVNIAELKEQLDDERTQRKEEREKAAADLKAAVHKAQSEAEEELKRLSDAALRRERELQEAINKLQESEREMSLLAETLRSKLEDTRQKLVVSDNKVRQLETLVHEEKLAAENEVKKVEHEQQETRRLRKELESEKQAAREEAWAKVSVLELEINAAMRDLDFERRRLKGARERLMLRETQLRSFYSTTEEIQVLFAKQQEQLKSMQRTLEDEENYDNTSAEMDGIIGGTSGREKDDGYHSQNDAKTGSTTSAQKVNIDQVETSSNDASVTEKHDCDIRSEECQNTQEAEFTSAAHEHSVRGGYGYKIDGIGTDNVLEKDTAVGTEKVLETESPINQGEQNIDLNKCLGGDTMQIDDDDNNVQETEELAHIPSREGLHHHQSNNPLDTQKTIDDTEVEGTITTADLLTSEVAGSWACSTAPSMHEENESLRSRDTNEGSGALHDSNVVVAESQTTLSDAAVARQNARRELSEMIGIVAPDLREQFGGSAYDCDQERKDGGCSSDSDTESCSNTSMDNVADAKGGSISDDETQVSYHDEEDKKQGDTMDEDDEDTQED; encoded by the exons ATGGAAGAGGAGAAGGTGGGAACCCCGTCGTCAGCGTCGAGAGGTAACAATGGCAGTGATCAATGTCCGGCGAGTGTAAGCCCTAGAGCGCGCATTGTCTCCGTTGCCTCCAACATTGCCTCGCAGCCTCTTCACAACTCTGATCCTCGTGTTTGGGGCGTTCTCACTGCCATCTCCAACAATGCCCGCAAAAGGCACCAG GGaattaacattatattaagTGCTGATGAACACTGCTTGGGGCGATTGGTAGAGGATGTGCGTTTCCAGATTGATTCCAATTCTGTTAGTGCAAATCATTGCCGAATATACAGGATGAAGGTTACTAATGAGAATATGGAGAATGCCACATCAATACTCTTGAAAGATACAAG CACAAATGGAACTTACCTAAACTGggagaaattgaaaaagaatgGTGCTGCGGTGAAAGTCTGCCATGGTGATATTATATCATTTGCTGCTCCTCCGCAGCATG ATCTGGCATTTGCTTTTGTATATCGAGATGTGCTTGTGTCTAGCCCAGTGCCAGATAATGCAGTTGTTAAACGAAAAGCAG AGgattttatttctgaaaacaAGAGATTGAAAGGTTTAGGCATCGGTGCTCCTGAGGGTCCCATATCTCTAGATGATTTTCGAAGCCTTCAAAGATCAAACACG GAATTGAGAAAGCAATTGGAGAATCAAGTGGTTACAATTGATACTTTGCGTAGTGACAACCGTACAGCTGTTGAACGCCATGAGAGT gaaATAAAATCAGTCAAAGAATCAGTTGCAAAATGTTACCTTGACCAATTAAAAGAATTACAGCAAACGGTCGATCTCAAACAGAAGGAATTGGGGGATCTCAACAAAGCTTGTGCTGAACAAAGACATGCCCTGGAAGACCTTAATGAAAGGCTTAGTGCTTCTACACAGTCGTGTGCTGAAGCAAATTCAATAATAAGTAG TCAAAAGGTAAACATAGCTGAACTGAAGGAACAATTAGATGATGAGCGGACTCAACGAAAGGAAGAGCGAGAAAAGGCTGCAGCTGATCTAAAAGCTGCTGTTCATAAAGCCCAGTCTGAGGCTGAAGAGGAATTAAAACGCCTCTCTGATGCTGCCttaagaagagaaagagagctACAGGAAGCAATAAATAAGCTTCAG GAGTCAGAGAGAGAAATGTCTTTGCTGGCTGAAACCTTGAGGTCCAAGCTG GAGGATACTAGGCAAAAGTTGGTTGTATCTGATAATAAAGTTCGCCAATTGGAAACCCTAGTACATGAAGAGAAACTAGCCGCTGAAAATGAAGTGAAG AAAGTAGAACATGAACAACAGGAAACAAGAAGATTAAGGAAAGAGCTTGAGAGCGAAAAG CAGGCAGCACGAGAAGAAGCATGGGCTAAAGTTTCTGTTCTTGAGCTTGAGATAAATGCTGCAATGAGAGATCTTGATTTTGAAAGGCGGAGGTTAAAAGGTGCTAGGGAAAGACTAATGCTTCG GGAAACACAGCTTCGATCATTTTATTCCACTACTGAAGAGATACAAGTTCTGTTTGCTAAGCAACAGGAACAATTGAAATCTATGCAAAGAACtcttgaagatgaagaaaattatgaCAATACTTCTGCAGAAATGGATGGAATCATTGGTGGAACCTCGGGCAGAGAAAAAGATGATGGATACCATAGCCAAAATGATGCCAAGACAGGGTCAACTACTTCTGCACAAAAGGTCAACATAGATCAGGTTGAAACATCAAGCAATGACGCAAGTGTCACTGAGAAGCATGACTGTGATATAAGAAGTGAAGAATGTCAAAATACACAAGAGGCAGAGTTCACCAGCGCTGCCCATGAACATAGTGTCAGAGGTGGCTATGGTTATAAAATCGATGGTATTGGCACAGACAATGTATTGGAGAAAGATACTGCTGTAGGCACTGAAAAAGTTCTTGAAACGGAAAGTCCTATAAACCAGGGTGAACAGAATATTGATTTGAACAAGTGTTTAGGTGGGGACACAATGcaaattgatgatgatgataacaATGTACAAGAAACTGAGGAGCTTGCTCACATACCTTCTCGTGAAGGTTTGCATCACCATCAATCGAATAATCCTTTAGACACTCAGAAGACCATTGACGATACTGAAGTTGAAGGCACAATCACAACAGCAGACCTTTTAACTTCTGAAGTTGCTGGTAGTTGGGCTTGCAGTACAGCCCCTTCCATGCATGAAGAAAATGAATCTCTAAGAAGCAGAGATACTAATGAAGGTTCAGGAGCATTGCATGATTCAAACGTCGTGGTGGCTGAGAGTCAGACTACACTTTCTGATGCTGCAGTTGCCAGACAAAATGCACGTCGAGAACTAAGTGAGATGATTGGCATTGTTGCTCCTGATTTGAGGGAGCAATTTGGAGGTTCTGCATACGATTGTGACCAAGAGAGAAAAGACGGAGGCTGTTCATCTGACTCGGATACTGAGAGTTGTAGCAACACTAGCATGGATAACGTAGCGGATGCAAAGGGTGGATCGATATCTGATGACGAAACTCAGGTTAGTTACCATGATGAGGAGGATAAAAAGCAGGGTGATAcaatggatgaagatgatgaagacaCCCAAGAAGATTGA
- the LOC108329342 gene encoding uncharacterized protein LOC108329342 isoform X2, translated as MEEEKVGTPSSASRGNNGSDQCPASVSPRARIVSVASNIASQPLHNSDPRVWGVLTAISNNARKRHQGINIILSADEHCLGRLVEDVRFQIDSNSVSANHCRIYRMKVTNENMENATSILLKDTSTNGTYLNWEKLKKNGAAVKVCHGDIISFAAPPQHDLAFAFVYRDVLVSSPVPDNAVVKRKAEDFISENKRLKGLGIGAPEGPISLDDFRSLQRSNTELRKQLENQVVTIDTLRSDNRTAVERHESEIKSVKESVAKCYLDQLKELQQTVDLKQKELGDLNKACAEQRHALEDLNERLSASTQSCAEANSIISSQKVNIAELKEQLDDERTQRKEEREKAAADLKAAVHKAQSEAEEELKRLSDAALRRERELQEAINKLQESEREMSLLAETLRSKLEDTRQKLVVSDNKVRQLETLVHEEKLAAENEVKKVEHEQQETRRLRKELESEKAAREEAWAKVSVLELEINAAMRDLDFERRRLKGARERLMLRETQLRSFYSTTEEIQVLFAKQQEQLKSMQRTLEDEENYDNTSAEMDGIIGGTSGREKDDGYHSQNDAKTGSTTSAQKVNIDQVETSSNDASVTEKHDCDIRSEECQNTQEAEFTSAAHEHSVRGGYGYKIDGIGTDNVLEKDTAVGTEKVLETESPINQGEQNIDLNKCLGGDTMQIDDDDNNVQETEELAHIPSREGLHHHQSNNPLDTQKTIDDTEVEGTITTADLLTSEVAGSWACSTAPSMHEENESLRSRDTNEGSGALHDSNVVVAESQTTLSDAAVARQNARRELSEMIGIVAPDLREQFGGSAYDCDQERKDGGCSSDSDTESCSNTSMDNVADAKGGSISDDETQVSYHDEEDKKQGDTMDEDDEDTQED; from the exons ATGGAAGAGGAGAAGGTGGGAACCCCGTCGTCAGCGTCGAGAGGTAACAATGGCAGTGATCAATGTCCGGCGAGTGTAAGCCCTAGAGCGCGCATTGTCTCCGTTGCCTCCAACATTGCCTCGCAGCCTCTTCACAACTCTGATCCTCGTGTTTGGGGCGTTCTCACTGCCATCTCCAACAATGCCCGCAAAAGGCACCAG GGaattaacattatattaagTGCTGATGAACACTGCTTGGGGCGATTGGTAGAGGATGTGCGTTTCCAGATTGATTCCAATTCTGTTAGTGCAAATCATTGCCGAATATACAGGATGAAGGTTACTAATGAGAATATGGAGAATGCCACATCAATACTCTTGAAAGATACAAG CACAAATGGAACTTACCTAAACTGggagaaattgaaaaagaatgGTGCTGCGGTGAAAGTCTGCCATGGTGATATTATATCATTTGCTGCTCCTCCGCAGCATG ATCTGGCATTTGCTTTTGTATATCGAGATGTGCTTGTGTCTAGCCCAGTGCCAGATAATGCAGTTGTTAAACGAAAAGCAG AGgattttatttctgaaaacaAGAGATTGAAAGGTTTAGGCATCGGTGCTCCTGAGGGTCCCATATCTCTAGATGATTTTCGAAGCCTTCAAAGATCAAACACG GAATTGAGAAAGCAATTGGAGAATCAAGTGGTTACAATTGATACTTTGCGTAGTGACAACCGTACAGCTGTTGAACGCCATGAGAGT gaaATAAAATCAGTCAAAGAATCAGTTGCAAAATGTTACCTTGACCAATTAAAAGAATTACAGCAAACGGTCGATCTCAAACAGAAGGAATTGGGGGATCTCAACAAAGCTTGTGCTGAACAAAGACATGCCCTGGAAGACCTTAATGAAAGGCTTAGTGCTTCTACACAGTCGTGTGCTGAAGCAAATTCAATAATAAGTAG TCAAAAGGTAAACATAGCTGAACTGAAGGAACAATTAGATGATGAGCGGACTCAACGAAAGGAAGAGCGAGAAAAGGCTGCAGCTGATCTAAAAGCTGCTGTTCATAAAGCCCAGTCTGAGGCTGAAGAGGAATTAAAACGCCTCTCTGATGCTGCCttaagaagagaaagagagctACAGGAAGCAATAAATAAGCTTCAG GAGTCAGAGAGAGAAATGTCTTTGCTGGCTGAAACCTTGAGGTCCAAGCTG GAGGATACTAGGCAAAAGTTGGTTGTATCTGATAATAAAGTTCGCCAATTGGAAACCCTAGTACATGAAGAGAAACTAGCCGCTGAAAATGAAGTGAAG AAAGTAGAACATGAACAACAGGAAACAAGAAGATTAAGGAAAGAGCTTGAGAGCGAAAAG GCAGCACGAGAAGAAGCATGGGCTAAAGTTTCTGTTCTTGAGCTTGAGATAAATGCTGCAATGAGAGATCTTGATTTTGAAAGGCGGAGGTTAAAAGGTGCTAGGGAAAGACTAATGCTTCG GGAAACACAGCTTCGATCATTTTATTCCACTACTGAAGAGATACAAGTTCTGTTTGCTAAGCAACAGGAACAATTGAAATCTATGCAAAGAACtcttgaagatgaagaaaattatgaCAATACTTCTGCAGAAATGGATGGAATCATTGGTGGAACCTCGGGCAGAGAAAAAGATGATGGATACCATAGCCAAAATGATGCCAAGACAGGGTCAACTACTTCTGCACAAAAGGTCAACATAGATCAGGTTGAAACATCAAGCAATGACGCAAGTGTCACTGAGAAGCATGACTGTGATATAAGAAGTGAAGAATGTCAAAATACACAAGAGGCAGAGTTCACCAGCGCTGCCCATGAACATAGTGTCAGAGGTGGCTATGGTTATAAAATCGATGGTATTGGCACAGACAATGTATTGGAGAAAGATACTGCTGTAGGCACTGAAAAAGTTCTTGAAACGGAAAGTCCTATAAACCAGGGTGAACAGAATATTGATTTGAACAAGTGTTTAGGTGGGGACACAATGcaaattgatgatgatgataacaATGTACAAGAAACTGAGGAGCTTGCTCACATACCTTCTCGTGAAGGTTTGCATCACCATCAATCGAATAATCCTTTAGACACTCAGAAGACCATTGACGATACTGAAGTTGAAGGCACAATCACAACAGCAGACCTTTTAACTTCTGAAGTTGCTGGTAGTTGGGCTTGCAGTACAGCCCCTTCCATGCATGAAGAAAATGAATCTCTAAGAAGCAGAGATACTAATGAAGGTTCAGGAGCATTGCATGATTCAAACGTCGTGGTGGCTGAGAGTCAGACTACACTTTCTGATGCTGCAGTTGCCAGACAAAATGCACGTCGAGAACTAAGTGAGATGATTGGCATTGTTGCTCCTGATTTGAGGGAGCAATTTGGAGGTTCTGCATACGATTGTGACCAAGAGAGAAAAGACGGAGGCTGTTCATCTGACTCGGATACTGAGAGTTGTAGCAACACTAGCATGGATAACGTAGCGGATGCAAAGGGTGGATCGATATCTGATGACGAAACTCAGGTTAGTTACCATGATGAGGAGGATAAAAAGCAGGGTGATAcaatggatgaagatgatgaagacaCCCAAGAAGATTGA
- the LOC108328470 gene encoding protein LITTLE ZIPPER 2, with product MCSFSSKQTLCGPLLLALPRPWPSKRHHRHLRLGLLQRRRAHLKEARQRKRMVVVKAEIQMKNLKLYMENQTIIEENEKLRKQAMLLHKENQALLTQLQKKLSEQTNNTNNN from the exons ATGTGCTCTTTCTCTTCAAAACAGACCCTTTGTGGCCCTCTCCTTTTGGCACTTCCTCGTCCATGGCCATCTAAGAGACACCACAGGCACCTTCGGTTGGGCCTGCTCCAAAG AAGGAGGGCACACTTGAAAGAAGCGAGACAGAGGAAAAGGATGGTTGTGGTGAAAGCTGAAATTCAGATGAAAAACTTGAAATTGTACATGGAGAATCAAACAATCATAGAGGAGAATGAGAAGTTGAGGAAGCAAGCCATGCTTCTGCACAAAGAGAATCAGGCCTTATTGACACAGCTCCAAAAGAAGCTTTCAGAACAGACCAACAATACCAACAATAACTAG